The nucleotide window AGGATTGCTGGTTTGTCTTGTTCAAGTCCTGTGGGCCTTGCTCGCTTGGTGGTCCAGTTCGCTGTTAGATCGGTACAGACTTACTATTTGGGCATGTTTTTTTTTAGGTTCGGTTTGTTTGGGCCTAGATTGTTTCGTTTGTAGTCTTATTCGCAGGTAAGCTTGGAGCTCATATTATTGTTGGTTCTTGCTCACTGTTTGTGGgctgttgaatttttttttcaaaaaagaaaaaaaaaaaaaaaagagagagagaagaaaagagagaaaaaaaaagggaaaaaaaaagggaaggagaTTCCCCTAAGCCTTGCTATTTCTCCATGGCATCGTCCACGGTCTTTGACAATATTTCATCCTCTCATGATGAGGATTTCAAACAATCTGAAAATCCAGGACTGAAGATCACATCATCTCCTCTCACAGGGCCTAATTTTCTCCAGTGGCAACAGGCTGTCCGCATCTTTATTGGCGGCAAATGGAAACTTGGCCACATCACTGGGACCCTTTCATGTCTAGCCGATGGAGACTCCAAGAAAGTAGAATGGGAATCTGATGACATGATTGTAATGTCATGGTTATGGAACTCTATGGCCGACAATGTCCGAAGTGGCCTTCTTTTCTTAAAAACGGTAAAAGAAATATGGGACACGGTCCATGAACTCTATAGCGATGCGCACAACATGTCACGCATCTTTCAATTAGAGAAGGAGATCGCCTCTCTCCAACAGAACGACAAAAGCCTCACAGAGTACTATGCTAAACTCCGGAGTTTATGGGAGGAGCTCGCCTATCATGATGAGGAAGATACCTATTGTTCTcgagatgtgattcttatcaagaAACGTCAGGAGCGACGCCGGATCTTCAAGTTTTTAGATGGCCTTAATAATGAGTACGAGATACTCCGACAACAAATCATCCACAACGCTGAGACGATGACCTTGAATCAGGTTTATGCTCAGCTtgcaagagaagaaaaatgaaagcagGTTATGATTCCACATGTCTCGATCACACAGTCTGCCTTACAGGCTGATGCTCCTTTTTCTGATAATAAGGGTCGAGGTCGTGGAACTCGAGGCCGTGGTCGTGGTTCTCTTTTTTGCACTCATTGCAAACATACCAACCATATGGTTGACAATTGCTGGATCAAACATGGTAGACCTCCCATGCGGGGAGCCTTTGCTCGTGGACGTGATCGTTCGTCAAGTGGCCGATGGGCCAATTTGTCTGTTACTGAATTCGAGGAGACCCCACTCCTGTGGTACAGATTTTCCGAGAAGAATATGATAACCTGATCGCCCAGAAGGCTAGCCTTTCAGTCTCAAAATCCATGGCTACTTCTAGTTCCCCAATGTCCATTACATCCACTCCTGCCTCCTCTTCCCAACCCTGGGTCATAGACACCGGGGCCACCGATCATATGACTGGTATGTCTCactttttttcatcttttcatcCCAATTCTACTTTAGGTTCAGTCAAGTTAGCAAACGGAAACCTTACTCCCATTACGGGGTCAGGAACTGTTCCTCTGACCTCTACTGTCTCCCTCGACAAGACCCTTCTTGTCCCGGGTCTTGACTCCAATTTGCTTTCTGTTAGTGCACTCACCAAACAATTTAATTGTGCTGCCATTTTTCTTCCATCTCATTATATGTTTCAGGATCTCAGGACGCAGAAGATGTTCAACCTCGCACAACAGCTCATCTTCTTTCAGTCACTCAGGAGGATTTTTTTCGATGGCACTGTCGATATGGTCATCCCTCTTTTTCCATTTTACGTAATTTATTTCCTACTTTAGTTTCTCACCAAGATGTTAAGATCTTTCAGTATAGTACTTGTGCTTTATCCAAGCAGAAACGTGTTTCATTTCTTTTAGTCTTGAAAAAATACTCTGGTTCTATGTTTTCTGTCATTCAATCTGATATTTGGGGACCTGCTCCTATTCCCTCTTATATGGGATTTCGGTATTTTGTGTCTTTTATAGATTGTACTACCAAGATGACTTGGATCTATCttcttaaaaataaaagtgaTGTGTTTGAAACTTTTAGATCTTTTTATATTTGGTTGATTAATCAGTTTGATGCTAAAGTCAAGGTCCTTCACTGTGATAATGGTGACGAATACCTCTCAAATGTTTTTCTTTCCTATCTTCGTCAGCACGGTATCGAGTCAAACACCACTTGTGCTTCCACTCCTCAGCAAAATGGGATGGCAGAAAGAAAAAACCAACAATTATTGAATATCACTCGTTGCCTCCTCACTGAGATGCATGTTCCCAAACGTTATTGGGGAGATGCAATTCTCACTGCATGTTACTTGGCCAATCGACTGCCTCATTCTGCTTTGAACTTTCAGACTCCGATTTCTTTATTTAAGAAAGTTCATCATGTCACCGATATTCCTCTTCGAGTCTTCGGTTGCACTGCTTATGTGCATGATTTCTCTACATCTCGAACAAAGTTATCAGATAGATCTATCTCTTGCATGTTTGTTGGGTATTCACCTACCCAAAAAGGTTATAAATTTGTGGATCCGCATACCGGTCGTCGCTATGTCACTCTAGATGCGACATTTTTTGAGTCTCTCAGTTTTTTTCTCCAACGACTTCATCTCCTCTCTTATCCCCACATGTTACTCCTATCCCTTTTCTAAACTCACCGTCCCCTACCTCACCTTCTCCGCCATCACTTTCCACAACTCCACCACCGCCACCACGCCGCTCCACTCGTCCCAACTCTCGACCTCTTCATTTACAGGACTATGTTTGCACTCAAGCCTCATCTATCTTGCAGCACCGAAAAGGACGAGCCACCACATCACTGCCTCCACCATCATCCGACGCTCCGCGATCTGCTCCTGCCTCGGCTCTTTCTGCTTCTCCTAAGAAAGGTATTCGTACTTGCACGTTTCATCCTATCCAGCATTTCGTTTCTTATCAGTCATTATCTCCATCCTATAGAACTTTTCTTGCCAATGTTGATTCTGTATCTATTGCTACACGAGTAGATTTGGCTTTGGCAAACCCTCACTGGAAGCATGCTATGCTTGAGGAGATGAATGCCTTAGAAAAAATCAAACTTGGAAGCTTGTTGATTTACCAATCGGTAAACATGCAGTGGGTTGTAAGTAGGTTTACACTGTCAAGCATATATCTAATGGTACTATTGATCGATACAAAGCAAGCCTTGTTGCAAAAGGCTTCACACAGATTTATGGCATCGACTACACAGAAACTTTTACTCCAGTTgccaaaataaattttatttgggtTCTCTTATCTATGACTGCAAATTTAGATTGGCCACTGTGCGCGTCAACTCAATGTCAAGAATGCTTTTTTATATGGTGACCTTCCTGAAGAAGTCTATGTCCTTACCTCCCGAGTTTCGTCATAACGGGGAGGAACATAAAGTTTGTCGCCTTTGCAAGTCCATCTATGGTCTCAAGCAGTTACCAGGGGCGTGGTTCGACATATTCACTCATGCTATGCAGGTTGCCCATTTTTGCCAGTGTAGCTccgatcattttgtttttttgaaagcGCATCACTAAAGGGCTTACGGTGGTCTCGGTCTACGTTGATGACATCATTGTTACGAGCGATGATTCTACTACTATATCTGACATTAAGTCTCATCTTGTTAGTACCTTTGAGGTAAAAGATTTAGGCTCCTTGTATTACTTCCTTAGCATTGAGATTGCTCGTTCTTGCTCTGGTATTTCCTTATATCAGAGGAAATATACATTGGATTTACTCAATGAGACGGGTATGCTGGGCTGTAAGCCTGTTGCTACTCCTCTTGAGATCAATCATCAACTCACCTCTCTCCTTGGTGAGTCTCTCTCAGATCCTGGTCCGTATCAGCGACTCATTGGCCGTCTTATTTACTTAACTATTACACGACCCGATATCTCTCATGCTGTGAGTGTGCTCAGTCAGTTTATGCACTCACCACGGGCTGCCCATTTTGATGCTGCCTATCATGTTCTCCGTTATCTCAAAGGTTCTCCTGGTAAGGGCCTTCTTTATTCCAGACATGGACACTTGTCTATTTTTGCTTTTTCTGATGCAGACTGGGCCGGTGCCAAAGATGACCGGAAATCTACAACCGGTTATTGCTCGTTTGTGGGGAGCAATTTGGTTACTTGGAAAAGTAAGAAGCAGCCGGTTGTTGCTCGATCCAGTGCTGAGGCCGAATATAGGGCTATGGCCCATACAACTTATGAATTACTTTGGCTTAAGAAATTTCTGACCGAGCTTGGCTTCTCTCCATCTAGCCCTATGCCGATGATGTGTGATAATCAGGCTGCCATTCACATTTCTACTAATCCGGTTTTTCATGAGCGCACAAAGCATATTGAGGTGGATTGCCATTTTATTCGAGAGAAGATTAAATCCCATGAAATTATAACTCCACATGTTCGCACTGGGGACCAATTGgcagatattttcactaaacctctttCACGTGACCAGCATGATGCTATCATTGTCAAGCTTGGCCTTTTGAATATCTTTAGACCccgcttgagggggagtgttgaaggAACGCATCCAGCCAGCTCATCTACAGCAGAAATCTCTCCTCTATAATCTTGTAATCTTTTTTGTAATCTCTGTAGATCCCAATATCTTCTTTGTAATCTCTGTAGATCCTCCCCATTCATGTATAAATACTGGTTTTGTGCGGCTCTAAGAATAGAAGCCTCTTCTTTCCCAAATCATgttttatgtaaatatgtatatataagtatataaaaatatttttctatcttttaattcatttctttgtctatttatttaacaagcatatctcctaaactataataatttacttaacttaccacacatgattttggggtaggagaagctaatttagccaatcaaCTTAGTTATTTTACAAGATTCCATCGGGAcattggtcgaaaatccatttcattcagttcgtggtcaatttcaatcacttcgtggtcaaactagaaattcagcgaggcaaacatgaaattgagcaaggcaaacatgaaatttagcagggaaaactagaaagaacttcatttttgttatatttcaatataggacttattacattagtttattatatttcaattacgtgctaatatttttgttattacattagtttgttATTTTAATTACGTGCCAATCCATtatgtgctaatatttttgttattacactAGTTTATTATacttcaatataggacttatttttgttatctatgattttattaatttatacgtgattattcatcataaagaacttcatttttttctttaaaaaactaagTTAAaaataggactactcctttaaaaagtcatgtagcatagcacgcagtctatttgggagagaaaaattcggcatatcttgttagcttgagtccttggaaatgacattgacaaatgagacccgacatttgccctgttgtttttcttgtttgccacgctcatatttcagtttgtctcattatttttctagtttatcccgctgtttttcttgtttaccccgctatttttctagtttgcctcgctcatatttcagtttaccctactgtttttctagtttgccccgctcatatttcaatttgccccactgtttttctagtttgccccactcatatttctagtttgcccattgcttttctagtttgcccgctcatatttcgGTTTGCCTCGCTATTTTTCCAGTTtctcccgctcatatttcaatttgcctcactgtttttctagtttgcccgctcatatttcagtttgttccgtgattttctagtttgccctgctcatatttcaatttgccccattgtttttctagtttgctccgttgtttttctagtttgcccattatttttctagtttaccccgctcatatttcaattttctcattgtttttctagtttgcccgctcataatgcagtttgcccaagcattctagtttgcccattgttttcatggttgcctaactcattttcatgtttgtccattgaatttctagtttgcctgctcaatttcatgtacggctgaaagttgagtgggttcaacccgaccgacccgacattgggttgggctcgggcgaAATGTATCGGgtgagcttgggctatacaaacactaacccgataaacttaggttgggtttggttagtcttgagcaccaacccgaaccaacccgcccgactttcagcctaatttcatgtttgccttgttcaatttcatgtttgccccgctgaatttctagtttgccccagtGATTTTcagatcgcgaagtgaatgaaattgaccgcgaagtgaatgaaatggattttcgaccatcgacccaatagaatcttggaaaataactaggttagttcgctaaattagcttctcctaccccaaaatcatatgtggtgagttaagtaactcattctagtttaggagatatgcttgttaaataaatagacaaagaaatgaattaaaagatagaaaaatatttttatatacttatatatacatatttacataattatgtactatagaaaaatgtaagggaaatgttctccatgtaaaaaataaaaataaaaaaataaaaagagaaaagagaaaaaagtgcatagcactacagctatggctacggttataatccgtagcgataggccaagctttgacccggtcgaccgggtcccaaccTGGTTGACCCCAACTTGCTGGTTTTGTTTTTAAGTAAAATATCTGTCCTTGTAAACGTAGACtgatggctacagattataaccgtagccataggtatcgCTAATCCGTAACCAAAGGTACCATGGTCCAGGGACCCAATCGACTGGGTCAGGTAGTTGGGGTCGACTAGGTCAGTTGTCTTGCCTActtattttttagatttgtctcattttttgtcttatatcataatgagagtagtcaattcatttttttagatttgtctcattttttgtcgtatatcataacgagagtagtcaaaatgaattgacatGAGACCCACATATCTTTCAATAGTAAGGAATTCCTACCCTAAGTTGTTGTGGGCAATCTACATCCCTCTAGATTATAGGGAATTCATCTAACCCTAGGTTACAGGcaagttgcataacttttagacaatttagtttgtatatggctcaattgagtttcaaaactcaagataaactcgactcgacttgaaccactagctcgagtcaaaagctttggcaaacaagccaagcctcaatgttgagctcgagggcaagttcgagctcgagctcaaactcgagtatagcatggacgagtcaagccgagcttggccacctcaactcgactcagcttgatgTACAGCCCTATTTACAGATAATGTGCAATAGTTAGGCCTCAAGTccagtttaggcatgattttactggcatgtgagtggtgtaatCATGCATCAGTGAGCTATGCCCTATTCTCGGCAATAAATACTCGAACGTGTCCTATTTCACTCGGTATTAGATAGTGACATATTTGCATGCATGCTTAGCGGGCTCATCTAGCACTACAAGCTCTAGATGTCCTGCTTGTGTAattcagataaggtatggatacGAGGAACAAGACATGTAAACTAGACATGACCCATTCATGATGGTTTCCTCCGTATCAATGACTTGGATAAATATACAGGGTCAGGTGGAATAGATGGTTCTTGTGAACTATTTTGGATGCTTAGCTAAAAGCATAGACTTCTTTAACTTAGTCACAAAATGTTGTGGTTAGACTTCTTTCGTTCGTTGGAATTCCTGAAGAAGAGTTTTAATGGATAATTAAAGTCTAAACATTGTAGACCCcatgaaatcagatttttcaagaaatcattttttaaaaatctattttattgaaagatcaaaacatctcatttcccatttcccatttcccatgaaatatgagcgaggcaaagtagaaaatcagtgggggaaactagaaaatgagcggggcaaactagaagatcagcagggcaagcatgaaaatgagtggaccaaactagaaaatgagcggggcaagcatgaaaatgagcgggtcaatcatgaaaatgaacggggcaaagtagaaaattagcagggcaaactgaaatatgagcggggcaaactgaattatgagcggggcaaactagaagatcagcggggcaagcatgaaattcagcaaggcatgAAAatgaatggggcaaactagaaaatcgagtggaaacatgaaattgagccgggcaaacatggaattgagcgggcaaactagaaattgagcgggcaaactatAAAATCGGTGGGGCAAACaaaagcggggcaagcatgaaatgcatggaaatgaccataaagtgaagcgaattgactatgaaatgcatgaaatgacggtgaagtgagacacacccatgccagtacacatcctccatgttagccacccccactagggatcgataccaaggaaaacgtacctaaataagactttaatttcactactaaactatggaggtgtcctaaaagaatactttatggatcttttgaggaatgctttgaatcaTGCTCGAAATGTTCGTTTCAATAAGCACATTGCAGCTGTCTGGCTTCAATaaatgcccaatgtgatgaatgttgctcTGGTTGCTTTGGTAGTTCACATGGTTGGAGTTGGTTATAAAGAGTGCTCCATGTAGAAACCTCTGCCATGTACTTCCTAAAAGCCAACCCAAATTCTTAGGAGAAGACTAAgataataatggtgatgatgatgcatttgtaaattcatacacatatacaaacatacatacttatagaaatatatagatATGCATATGCACATACAGATACAAATACAGGCATGCGG belongs to Magnolia sinica isolate HGM2019 chromosome 8, MsV1, whole genome shotgun sequence and includes:
- the LOC131254143 gene encoding uncharacterized protein LOC131254143, coding for MASSTVFDNISSSHDEDFKQSENPGLKITSSPLTGPNFLQWQQAVRIFIGGKWKLGHITGTLSCLADGDSKKVEWESDDMIVMSWLWNSMADNVRSGLLFLKTVKEIWDTVHELYSDAHNMSRIFQLEKEIASLQQNDKSLTEYYAKLRSLWEELAYHDEEDTYCSRDVILIKKRQERRRIFKFLDGLNNEYEILRQQIIHNAETMTLNQIFREEYDNLIAQKASLSVSKSMATSSSPMSITSTPASSSQPWVIDTGATDHMTGSVKLANGNLTPITGSGTVPLTSTVSLDKTLLVPGLDSNLLSDLRTQKMFNLAQQLIFFQSLRRIFFDGTVDMVIPLFPFYFFSPTTSSPLLSPHVTPIPFLNSPSPTSPSPPSLSTTPPPPPRRSTRPNSRPLHLQDYVCTQASSILQHRKGRATTSLPPPSSDAPRSAPASALSASPKKGIRTCTFHPIQHFVSYQSLSPSYRTFLANVDSVSIATRVDLALANPHWKHAMLEEMNALEKIKLGSLLIYQSRITKGLTVVSVYVDDIIVTSDDSTTISDIKSHLVSTFEVKDLGSLYYFLSIEIARSCSGISLYQRKYTLDLLNETGMLGCKPVATPLEINHQLTSLLGESLSDPGPYQRLIGRLIYLTITRPDISHAVSVLSQFMHSPRAAHFDAAYHVLRYLKGSPGKGLLYSRHGHLSIFAFSDADWAGAKDDRKSTTGYCSFVGSNLVTWKSKKQPVVARSSAEAEYRAMAHTTYELLWLKKFLTELGFSPSSPMPMMCDNQAAIHISTNPVFHERTKHIEVDCHFIREKIKSHEIITPHVRTGDQLADIFTKPLSRDQHDAIIVKLGLLNIFRPRLRGSVEGTHPASSSTAEISPL